Part of the Ignatzschineria larvae DSM 13226 genome, CATGGTGATCTTGTAACTGAAGTACCTGCAGGGTTTGAGGTAACAGCACATAGTAGTGATTGTCCGATTGCTGCAATGGAGTGTCCCGAGAGAAATCTTTACGGCGTTCAATTCCATCCAGAGGTAAAGCATTCATCATTTGGTCTTGAACTGCTTCGCAACTTTGCTTATGAGATTTGTGGCTGTTTTGATCAATGGAAAATGGATTACTTTATTCAACAAGAGATCAAAAAAGTCCAAGAATTAGTCGGCGATAAAAAAGTCTTATTGGCGCTTTCAGGGGGCGTTGATTCTAGTGTGGTAGGTGTTCTATTACAAAAAGCGATTGGAGATCAATTGACTTGTATCTTCGTTGATCATGGTTTACTTCGTAAAGGCGAAGGGGATCAAGTGATGGAGAGTTTAGGTGGTAAATTTGGTCTTAACATTATTCGTATTGATGCGAAAGATCGGTTCTTGAGTAAACTTGCCGGCGTTAGTGATCCTGAGCAGAAACGTAAAATTATTGGTAATGAGTTTATTTACCTATTTGATGATGAAGCGAAAAAGCTAGAAGATATCGATTTCTTAGCACAGGGAACACTTTATACAGATATTATTGAGAGCGGCACAGATACAGCTGAAACAATCAAGTCGCATCATAATGTTGGTGGGTTACCTGAAGATATGAAGTTCCAATTAATCGAGCCTCTTAAAACGCTCTTCAAAGATGAAGTAAGAGAATTAGGGCTTGAACTTGGTATGCCTCATGAATTGGTATGGCGACAACCATTCCCAGGGCCAGGACTAGGTATTCGAATCTTAGGGGATATCACTGAAGAGAAATTAGAAATCGTGCGTGAGAGCGATGCGATTTTACGGGAAGAGATCAAACTTGCCGGACTTGAGGGTGACATTTGGCAATACTTTACTGTCTTAACAGGATTAAGAAGTGTTGGAGTAATGGGTGATTCTCGGACTTATGATTACACTGTTGCTATTCGCGCAATTACCTCTATTGATGGAATGACCGCTGATTTTGCTCGTATCCCTTGGGATGTATTACAGAAAATTTCTGTTAGAATGGTGAATGAAGTGAAACACATTAATCGTGTGGTTTACGATATTACAAGTAAACCCCCTGCAACTGTTGAATGGGAGTAATGATTATGGATGATGAAGAGTAGCTTTTAATATTGCTTTAATAAGCAAGATCTCTGTAATTGAGATTAAAATGTAGGTATATAGAGATATACTCAAAGAGGATCGTTGAGATCCTCTTTTTTATTTATTTTCAATAACAATACTTCCAGCAAAGATTAGTGAAAATAGGCGTAGATAAACAAGTAGAATAGAAGCTTTACACTTATATTAAGAATATGTAGAAAAATATAAGAAAGAGGATATAAAGGCATTTCTGAATAGTAAGATTGAATGGTGACGATAAAACGTTAAAAGACATAAAAATATAAGCATAGAAAAATCAATAGATTGAATCTGTTTTGTCAATATCATTAAAATTATTTCAGAAAACCCCTTGCAAGATTTTAAAAAGGGTGTAGAATTCTCCTTCTTGATTCAGACGACACCTTTCGAGGTGACAGAGAAGAGCGCGGTTTTGGGAGTTGTGATCAACTTTTAAAACGGTCAGGTTTAGGAAGTTGTTTGGTCTTAATGTTGGTTTTAATTGGTTTTAAAAATTCATTTAGAGCTGGTTTCAAAAAGATTAAAAACTTCAAAAATAAATTTGACAATAAGCATCTCGATCTGTAGTATAGTTCGTCTGCTTAGGGCAGTGAGAAACAGGTGTTCAGGCCTTTGGGTGATGAAACTTTCACTAAGTTCTCTAAGCGTTCTTTAACAAATTAATCTTAAGTAAGTTTGTATGGGGGCTTGTATTGCTTTGCGAGAGCAAAAAGATAGAAGTCTAACCAAACAATTCCAGCACTATTTTTAATAATGGGAATAGTAGCAGTAATTGAGTAAATGGGTTAGATCGAGAGATTTAAAACATTATTAAGGATTTAAACTGAAGAGTTTGATCCTGGCTCAGATTGAACGCTGGCGGTATGCTTAACACATGCAAGTCGAACGGCAGCACGAGGAGTTTACTCTTTGGTGGCGAGTGGCGGACGGGTGAGTAATGCATAGGAATCTACCTTTTAGTCTAGGATAACTACCCGAAAGGGTAGCTAATACTGGATGTGGACTACGGTTTAAAGCAGGGGATCTTCGGACCTTGCGCTAAGAGATGAGCCTATGTGGGATTAGCTAGTTGGTGAGGTAATGGCTCACCAAGGCGACGATCTCTAGCTGGTTTGAGAGGATGATCAGCCACACTGGGACTGAGACACGGCCCAGACTCCTACGGGAGGCAGCAGTGGGGAATATTGGACAATGGGCGCAAGCCTGATCCAGCAATACCGCGTGTGTGAAGAAGGCCTTCGGGTTGTAAAGCACTTTTGTTAGGGAGAACGGGTTTAGTAGCTAATACCTACTGAATTTGATGTTACCTAAAGAATAAGCACCGGCTAACTCCGTGCCAGCAGCCGCGGTAATACGGAGGGTGCAAGCGTTAATCGGAATTACTGGGCGTAAAGGGCGCGTAGGTGGTATCTTAAGTTGGGTGTGAAATCCCCGGGCTCAACCTGGGAATTGCATCCAAAACTGGGATGCTAGAGTGTGGTAGAGGGTAGCGGAATTTCTGGTGTAGCGGTGAAATGCGTAGATATCAGAAGGAACATCAATGGCGAAGGCAGCTACCTGGGCCAACACTGACGCTGAGGCGCGAAAGCGTGGGGAGCAAACAGGATTAGATACCCTGGTAGTCCACGCTGTAAACGATGACAACTTGTTGATGGGGGCACTGGCCTTCGTTGACGGAGCTAACGCGTTAAGTTGTCCGCCTGGGGAGTACGGTCGCAAGGCTGAAACTCAAAGGAATTGACGGGGACCCGCACAAGCGGTGGAGCATGTGGTTTAATTCGATGCAACGCGAAGAACCTTACCTGGTCTTGACATCTACAGAACTATCCAGAGATGGATGGGTGCCTTCGGGAACTGTAAGACAGGTGCTGCATGGCTGTCGTCAGCTCGTGTCGTGAGATGTTCGGTTAAGTCCGGCAACGAGCGCAACCCTTGTCCTTATTTGCCAGCACGTAAAGGTGGGAACTTTAAGGAGACTGCCGGTGATAAACCGGAGGAAGGTAGGGACGACGTCAAGTCATCATGGCCCTTATGACCAGGGCTACACACGTGCTACAATGGTCGGTACAATGGGTTGCCAAGCCGCGAGGTGGAGCTAATCTCATAAAACCGATCCCAGTCCGGATTGTAGTCTGCAACTCGACTACATGAAGTCGGAATCGCTAGTAATCGTGGATCAGAATGCCACGGTGAATACGTTCCCGGGTCTTGTACACACCGCCCGTCACACCATGGAAGTTGATTGCTCCAGAAGTAGGTAGCTTAAAAATGGGCGCTTACCACGGAGTGGTCGATGACTGGGGTGAAGTCGTAACAAGGTAGCCGTAGGGGAACCTGCGGCTGGATCACCTCCTTTAAAGAGCGACTCGCAGGTGATACGAGCTTCCATAGAAACTTATTTAAGATAGAAGAAGAGAAAAGCTAGATCTGGGCCTATAGCTCAGTTGGTTAGAGCACACGCTTGATAAGCGTGGGGTCGGTAGTTCGAGTCTACCTAGGCCCACCAAATAAGTAACCCGGTAAAAGGGGGATTAGCTCAGTTGGTAGAGCGCCTGCCTTGCACGCAGGAGGCCATCGGTTCGACTCCGTTATCCTCCACCATTTTAAATGGTTATGGATTGGTAGTTGAAGATCTAGAGAGATGAAGTTTGAGATCAGAAGTAGGAAATGAAAAATTACTGTAATGAGTAATAAGTAAGCTTGCTAATGAAGATTAAGCCTCTATAATTCTTCTTCCGAAATAGAATAGACGATAAATAAAGTGATTTTGAAGTGATTCAAAAAGAAGTCATCTTATTTATACTCTAATCTATTTAGAGTGTTCTTTAACAATTTGGATTAGTTGGTGCAACGTAATAGCGATGCAGCAGTCACTATTGATCGATGTGAATCGAGTAATAGTGACCAAGATCTTTCGGGTCTTGATGTTGGTTTATTCTTCTCGTGATGAGAATGGTAAATAGATATTAAGATATAAAGAGAGATCGGGAGAGATTGCATCACTTAAGTAAACGATGTATTCAATTTTACTGACTGTCAGTTAATAGTATCGAAAGATATTGTTGATGAAGACAGATTGATAAAATGAGTTAACTTAAAGTGAAACGTTATCATGTTACATTCGTAGGAGAATTAGAAAGCTATTAAATCATATAGTTTGGACGATTCTAGAGATGTTTATTATTGATGCATTGAGTGTTGATAGTAGATAGAGAAAGAGTCTAATCCCTATTATATGGTCAAGTGAATAAGCGTACATGGCGGATGCCTTGGCGATTACAGGCGATGAAGGACGTGGAAGTCTGCGAAAAGCTTCGGGGAGCTGGCAATCAAGCTTTGATCCGGAGATGTCCGAATGGGGAAACCCGCACAGGCTTAAAACCCTGTCATCCACAGCTGAATAAAATAGGCTGTAGGAAGCGAACCTGGTGAACTGAAACATCTAAGTAACCAGAGGAAAAGAAATCAATTGAGATTCCCGCAGTAGTGGCGAGCGACCCGGGAGTAGCCGATATATGATAGCTGTTTATATAGAAGAACCATATGGAAAGATGGACCGTAGAGGGTGATAGTCCCGTATTCGAAATGTAGACAGTGGTACTAGGTATATCAACAAGTAGGGCGGGACACGAGAAATCCTGTCTGAACATGGGGGGACCATCCTCCAAGGCTAAATACTCGTAATCGACCGATAGTGAACAAGTACCGTGAGGGAAAGGTGAAAAGAACCCCTGTGAGGGGAGTGAAATAGAATCTGAAACCGTGTACGTACAAGCAGTGGGAGCCCTTTTTAGGGTGACTGCGTACCTTTTGTATAATGGGTCAACGACTTACATTCTGTGGCAAGCTTAACCGAATAGGGTAGGCGTAGGGAAACCGAGTCTTAATAGGGCGAATAGTCGCAGGGTGTAGACCCGAAACCAGGCGATCTACCCATGGCCAGGCTGAAAGTTAGGTAACACTGACTGGAGGGCCGAACCCACATCTGTTGCAATAGATGGGGATGAGCTGTGGGTCGGAGTGAAAGGCTAATCAAGCTTGGAGATAGCTGGTTCTCCCCGAAAGCTATTTAGGTAGCGCCTCATGTAATTTACTTCCGGGGGTAGAGCACTGTTTCGGCTAGGGGGTCATCCCGACTTACCAACCCGATGCAAACTCCGAATACCGGAAAGTATTATCATGGGAGACACACAGTGGGTGCTAACATCCATTGTGGAGAGGGAAACAACCCAGACCGCCAGCTAAGGTCCCCAAATTATCGCTCAGTGGTAAACGATGTGGGAAGGCATAGACAGCTAGGATGTTGGCTTAGAAGCAGCCATCATTTAAAGAAAGCGTAATAGCTCACTAGTCGAGTCGGCCTGCGCGGAAGATTTAGCGGGGCTCAAGCGATATACCGAAGCTGCGGATGTGTATTTTAAAATATATGTGGTAGGGGAGCGTTCTGTAAGCCTGTGAAGATGGACTCGTAAGAGCCGTTGGAGGTATCAGAAGTGCGAATGTTGACATAAGTAACGTTAATGCGAGTGAAAGACTCGCACGCCGAAAGACCAAGGTTTCCTGTTCAACGTTAATCGGAGCAGGGTGAGTCGGCCCCTAAGACGAGGCAGAGATGCGTAGTCGATGGGAATCAGGTTAATATTCCTGAACTCTCGTATCATGCGATGGAGGGACGGAGAAAGCTAGACCAGCTGGTGATTGGTATGCCAGTGTAAGCAGGTAGGTAGAGATCTTAGGCAAATCCGGGATCTTAATACTGAGACGTGAATGCGAGGAGCTTACGAGCTCCGGAGTGGTTGATGCTATGCTTCCAAGAAAAGCTTCTAAGCAATAGTGATATGAGAACCGTACCCCAAACCGACACTGGTGGTTGGGATGAGAATTCTAAGGCGCTTGAGAGAACTCGGGTGAAGGAACTCGGCAAAATCGTACCGTAACTTCGGGAGAAGGTACACCTTCCTAGGTGAATGCTTTACGCAGTAAGCTCTGGAAGGTCGCAGTGAAAAGCTGGCTGCAACTGTTTATCAAAAACACAGGACTCTGCAAACACGAAAGTGGACGTATAGGGTCTGACGCCTGCCCGGTGCTGGAAGGTTAATTGATGGGGTTAGCGTAAGCGAAGCTCTTGATCGAAGCCCCAGTAAACGGCGGCCGTAACTATAACGGTCCTAAGGTAGCGAAATTCCTTGTCGGGTAAGTTCCGACCTGCACGAATGGCGCAATGACGGCCAGGCTGTCTCCACCCGAGACTCAGTGAAATTGAAATCGCCGTGAAGATGCGGTGTACCCGCGGCAAGACGGAAAGACCCCGTGAACCTTTACTATAGCTTTACAGTGGATTTTGAATCTTTTTGTGCAGGATAGGTGGGAGGCTTTGAAGCAGCGACGCTAGTTGTTGTGGAGCCATCCTTGAAATACCACCCTGAAAGATTTGGACTTCTAACTTAGGCCCATGATCTGGGCTAAGGACATTGTATGGTGGGTAGTTTGACTGGGGCGGTCTCCTCCGAAAGAGTAACGGAGGAGTACGAAGGTACCCTCAGCCCGGTCGGAAATCGGGCTTATGAGTGCAAAAGCAAAAGGGTGCTTGACTGCGAGACAGACACGTCGAGCAGGTACGAAAGTAGGTTTTAGTGATCCGGTGGTTCTGTATGGAAAGGCCATCGCTCAACGGATAAAAGGTACTCCGGGGATAACAGGCTGATTCCGCCCAAGAGTTCATATCGACGGCGGAGTTTGGCACCTCGATGTCGACTCATCACATCCTGGGGCTGTAGTCGGTCCCAAGGGTATGGCTGTTCGCCATTTAAAGTGGTACGCGAGTTGGGTTCAGAACGTCGTGAGACAGTTCGGTCCCTATCTGCCGTGGGCGTTGGAAATTTGAGAGGAGCTGCTTCTAGTACGAGAGGACCGAAGTGGACGTATCTCTGGTGTTCCGGTTGTCATGCCAATGGCATAGCCGGGTAGCTACATACGGACGGGATAACCGCTGAAAGCATCTAAGCGGGAAACCTTCCTCAAGATAAGATTTCCCTAGGGGTTTAACCCCTCTGAAGGTCCGTCGAAGACTACGACGTTGATAGGTTGGGTGTGTAAGTGCAGTAATGCATTGAGCTTACCAATACTAATTGACCGTGAGGCTTGACCATATAATAGGTCTTAGACAATTTGTCTTACAATGAGACATGAACGTTTCCAAAGTTAAAACGGAGAATACAGTCTACTTGCTGTTACTAACCAACTAATCAAATTTATTCGTGAGTGGAGTATTTAATACTTCAAACACAAACCAGTTTTCCTGGAGACAATAGCGCTATGGAACCACCTGATCCCGTCCCGAACTCAGAAGTGAAACGTAGCAGCGCCGATGGTAGTGTGGGAGTTCCCATGTGAGAGTAGGTCATTTCCAGGGCTTAATACAGAAACCCCTAGTTCAGTGAACTGGGGGTTTTTCTTTTGTGGGAAAAATTTTATTTAAGAAAGTTTGTTTTATAGTAAGATCGACTTAAAACAAGCATTATTTAAATGCCGGCGCATCGGTTGTAAGAAGCAAGGGAGCTATTCTATCCGGCATCTTGCAAGTTTTGTTAGAGGAGGGATTATGTATGATCACGACAATTTCTAAAGAAAATAGTGTCATTAATAAAGCCATTATTAATAAAGCACTTATTATCATAGATCTCATTAATGATATAGCGAGTGAAGATGGGTTATCGAATAGTAGTTATTCAGAAATTATCCATAGGGATATTATTACTAAAACCAATCAAACACTCGAATTAGCCGATCAAAAGAGTATTCCTGTGATTGCTGTCAAAGTAGGATTTGCTGATGATTATCATGATATTCCGTCGGGCTCACCGATGTTTCATCATGCTAAAGAGATTGGTGCTTTTAAGCTAAGCGGGCGAGGTTGTGATTGGGTTGCGGAATTAGCGCTTACCGATAGTGATTCTATTTGGGTTAAAAAGGGTGTGAGTGCTTTTGCCGGTAATGATTTGGCTGATTATTTAAAAGATGAAGGAATAGAGACTCTCTATTTCGCTGGCGTGAGCTCTTTATTAGCCATTCAAAGTAGTGTTCGTTTAGCACATGATTTAGGATTTACAGTATATGTTATTGAGGATCTGTGTGCTGCAGGAACATTTAAGCAGCATGAAGAGAGTATGGAAGCATTAACTGGATTAGCAAAAATCATACAATTAACTGATCTTAAAAAAGCTTGGTCTTGAGAATTAATCAATATCTCAGTAAAAATGGAGCTTGCGACTATTTATAGTAAATTTGGTTTAAGAAAAATGGCTTTTAAACAACACTTGCAGGATGCCGGATAGAACGGTTGGCTTAGCTCTATCAATCGATGCGCCGGCATTTTAATAAGCTTATTTTGAACCGATCTCACTATATAATGGAAATGGAAACTGATAGGCCGGATAAAAAACAGCAATCAACGATAATGGCTGATTGCTGTTTGTAGAGTTTTAATTGTATTGTTGCAAGTGTCTCAGTCGTGAATCTTTATTCATTAAATCTTATTAAATCCTACTAAAGCTTAGATGCCTTCACGGATTGCATTTTTTTCATCTTGCTCTCGCCGTTTAGCAAGATAGAGATTCAGTAATGTCACCAAGAATACGGCCGTTGCTACGATGCCGATCATGATGGTAGATAGGGCATTGATATTAGGGCTTACACCTAAACGGGCTTTAGAATAGATCCATATTGGAAGTGTCGTTCCGCCAGGGCCAGTTGTAAAGGTGGCAATGACCAAATCATCTAATGATAAGGTGAATGAGAGTAGCCAGCCGGAGATAATCGCCGGTAGAATCATCGGTAGTGTAATATAGAAAAACGTACGAATACCATCTGCCCCTAAATCCATTGCGGCTTCTTCGATATGTCGATCAAAACCTGTGAGGCGAGATTGTACCACAACGACTACATAGCACATTGTAAAGGTGATATGAGCAATCATCATGGTCCAAAATCCAGTACTAAATTTTAAAGCGACAAAGGTTAAGCCTAACGAGCTTCCCATAATAATTTCGGGCATGACCATCGGCGCATAGGTAATACCTGAGAAGAGAGTACGACCTTTAAAACGACGGAATTTCACTAACGAGAATGCGGCCATTGTTCCAAGAATAACGGCAAAGGTGGAGGTTCC contains:
- the guaA gene encoding glutamine-hydrolyzing GMP synthase; protein product: MEKIIVLDYGSQYNQLITRRIREIGVFSELISHKVTAEELKAMAPSGIILSGGPNSVYADNAFSIDPEIFNLGIPVLGICYGMQLMTHKLGGKVEKASNREYGLAFLHVDLKETTLFDGLPETQSVWMSHGDLVTEVPAGFEVTAHSSDCPIAAMECPERNLYGVQFHPEVKHSSFGLELLRNFAYEICGCFDQWKMDYFIQQEIKKVQELVGDKKVLLALSGGVDSSVVGVLLQKAIGDQLTCIFVDHGLLRKGEGDQVMESLGGKFGLNIIRIDAKDRFLSKLAGVSDPEQKRKIIGNEFIYLFDDEAKKLEDIDFLAQGTLYTDIIESGTDTAETIKSHHNVGGLPEDMKFQLIEPLKTLFKDEVRELGLELGMPHELVWRQPFPGPGLGIRILGDITEEKLEIVRESDAILREEIKLAGLEGDIWQYFTVLTGLRSVGVMGDSRTYDYTVAIRAITSIDGMTADFARIPWDVLQKISVRMVNEVKHINRVVYDITSKPPATVEWE
- a CDS encoding cysteine hydrolase family protein, which translates into the protein MITTISKENSVINKAIINKALIIIDLINDIASEDGLSNSSYSEIIHRDIITKTNQTLELADQKSIPVIAVKVGFADDYHDIPSGSPMFHHAKEIGAFKLSGRGCDWVAELALTDSDSIWVKKGVSAFAGNDLADYLKDEGIETLYFAGVSSLLAIQSSVRLAHDLGFTVYVIEDLCAAGTFKQHEESMEALTGLAKIIQLTDLKKAWS
- a CDS encoding ABC transporter permease — protein: MKKKMTALNWMALIVGLFFLYIPIILVIIYSFNESKLVTVWSGFSTKWYGDLFEQEGIWSAAKTSLLLAIGTSTFAVILGTMAAFSLVKFRRFKGRTLFSGITYAPMVMPEIIMGSSLGLTFVALKFSTGFWTMMIAHITFTMCYVVVVVQSRLTGFDRHIEEAAMDLGADGIRTFFYITLPMILPAIISGWLLSFTLSLDDLVIATFTTGPGGTTLPIWIYSKARLGVSPNINALSTIMIGIVATAVFLVTLLNLYLAKRREQDEKNAIREGI